The following are encoded in a window of Primulina eburnea isolate SZY01 chromosome 4, ASM2296580v1, whole genome shotgun sequence genomic DNA:
- the LOC140831115 gene encoding LOW QUALITY PROTEIN: uncharacterized protein (The sequence of the model RefSeq protein was modified relative to this genomic sequence to represent the inferred CDS: inserted 2 bases in 1 codon) — protein MEWKKCYLDVILVPLGLLVSIAYHVWLWHMVRTQPFSTIIGTNARGRRFWVASIMKDNDKKNILAVQTLRNTIMGATLMATTSILLCCGLAAVISSTYSIKKPLNDVVYGAHGEFMVALKYVTLLLILLFSFLCHSLSIRFINQVNFLINCPPGNESGGIVTVRXYVSELLERGFLLNTVGNRLFYAALPLLLWIFGPVLVFLCSVTMVPVLYNLDFVFSGEKRKFGAENGNSHASGADLA, from the exons ATGGAGTGGAAGAAGTGCTATTTGGATGTGATTCTTGTTCCATTAGGGTTGCTAGTATCCATAGCTTATCATGTATGGCTATGGCATATGGTTCGGACTCAACCCTTTTCGACAATCATCGGAACTAATGCCCGTGGCCGGAGATTTTGGGTCGCCTCCATCATGAAG GACAATGACAAGAAAAACATCCTGGCCGTCCAAACCCTCCGAAACACGATCATGGGCGCCACCCTGATGGCCACCACCTCCATCCTCCTCTGTTGTGGCCTAGCCGCGGTGATCAGCAGCACTTACAGCATCAAGAAACCCTTAAACGACGTCGTCTACGGCGCCCACGGCGAGTTCATGGTGGCCTTAAAATACGTCACCCTACTCCTCATCCTCCTCTTCTCCTTCCTATGCCACTCCCTCTCCATACGCTTCATCAACCAGGTCAACTTCCTCATCAATTGCCCTCCAGGGAACGAAAGCGGCGGCATAGTGACAGTCAG GTACGTGTCAGAGTTGCTGGAGAGGGGCTTCCTGCTGAACACGGTTGGGAACAGGCTGTTCTACGCCGCGTTGCCCCTTCTTTTGTGGATTTTTGGGCCCGTGCTGGTTTTCTTGTGCTCAGTGACCATGGTGCCGGTGCTGTATAATTTGGATTTTGTGTTCTCCGGCGAGAAGAGAAAATTTGGGGCCGAGAATGGGAATAGCCATGCATCTGGAGCAGATCTTGCTTGA
- the LOC140831116 gene encoding bZIP transcription factor RISBZ4-like: MESSKPVFNGGSVFGYCSNMKKSDSLLALRELFLSEDEKKIPQKVEIFGGSDHGFFDMENTDHNIPLPFRSSEILREFSGSNSSADTSFWSQNLYPNPSSASATIDSKSAYIDSPLSASNPKGGDNQAVGPSSGSSHEQSDDDDLETEAGPCVQSTDHVDIKRMKRMVSNRESAQRSRKRKQAHLSELEQQVEQLRGENSSLFKQLTNASQEFKDSTTNNRVLKSDVEALRAKVKLAEDLVARGSLTSSLSHLIQNYLNATPQGYVHNHMNRMDNLSSILTASGEENSRYRTITNSQIGFENAETLSANGANGVTGEWGPC, encoded by the exons ATGGAAAGTAGTAAACCAGTCTTTAATGGCGGTTCTGTCTTTGGATATTGCAGTAACATGAAAAAAAGCGATTCACTATTGGCGCTTCGGGAGCTCTTTCTATCAGAAGATGAGAAGAAAATACCTCAAAAAGTTGAGATCTTTGGAGGGTCGGATCATGGTTTCTTTGATATGGAAAATACTGACCATAACATCCCACTTCCTTTCCGGAGTTCG GAAATTTTAAGGGAGTTCTCAGGCTCCAACTCTTCGGCAGACACCTCGTTCTGGTCTCAGAATCTTTATCCTAACCCGTCTAGTGCTTCAGCAACTATTGACTCCAAGTCAGCGTACA TTGATAGTCCATTATCCGCCAGTAATCCCAAGGGTGGGGATAATCAAGCAGTTGGACCAAGCAGTGGTTCCTCACATGAGCAATCAGATGACGATGATCTGGAGACAGAAGCTGGACCTTGTGTACAAAGCACGGATCATGTAGACATTAAGCGCATGAAAAG GATGGTTTCCAACAGGGAATCAGCTCAGCGTTCTAGAAAAAGAAAGCAAGCTCATTTATCGGAGCTCGAACAACAG GTCGAACAACTGCGAGGTGAGAATTCGTCTTTGTTCAAACAACTGACAAATGCTTCTCAGGAGTTTAAAGACTCCACCACAAACAATCGAGTGCTTAAATCCGATGTAGAAGCTCTAAGAGCAAAG GTAAAACTAGCCGAAGATCTTGTCGCTCGAGGGTCGCTGACCTCAAGTTTAAGCCATCTTATTCAAAATTATCTGAACGCTACGCCACAAGGATATGTCCACAACCACATGAATCGGATGGATAACCTCTCCTCAATACTGACTGCTAGTGGAGAAGAAAATTCTCGTTACAGAACCATTACAAATTCACAAATTGGGTTCGAAAATGCTGAGACGCTCAGTGCAAATGGCGCCAATGGAGTCACCGGGGAGTGGGGACCCTGCTAG